The following are encoded together in the Bacteroidales bacterium genome:
- a CDS encoding DUF5606 domain-containing protein produces the protein MEKETTDLSKIMSISGKPGLYRLVAQAKTGVIVESLIDGKRFQAFTHDKVSSLEEISVFTDTDDKPLREILTTIREKTEGGKAPDAKADNQKLKEFFETIMPNYDRDKVYVSHMKKIYAWYNLLHEKEMLDFTEKPEEPIESTEEEVKADESSTVPEKDPDSE, from the coding sequence ATGGAAAAAGAAACCACAGATTTGAGCAAAATCATGTCAATTTCAGGAAAACCGGGATTGTACAGATTGGTAGCACAAGCCAAAACAGGTGTGATCGTTGAATCGTTGATTGATGGAAAGCGTTTCCAGGCTTTCACGCACGACAAGGTAAGCTCACTTGAAGAAATCAGCGTGTTTACTGATACTGACGACAAACCTTTAAGGGAAATCCTTACAACCATCAGAGAAAAAACCGAAGGTGGCAAAGCGCCCGATGCAAAAGCCGACAATCAGAAACTGAAAGAGTTTTTCGAAACTATTATGCCCAATTACGACCGCGATAAGGTGTATGTTTCGCACATGAAGAAAATTTATGCATGGTATAATCTTTTGCATGAAAAAGAAATGCTCGATTTCACAGAAAAGCCTGAAGAGCCGATAGAAAGCACTGAAGAAGAAGTAAAAGCTGATGAAAGCAGCACCGTACCTGAAAAAGATCCGGATAGTGAATAA
- a CDS encoding glycosyltransferase family 2 protein, with the protein MKISGFSMAKNADSLYYPVKEAVQSILPIVDEFVIAIGDCSDGDKTRELVESIGDPKVKIIDTIWNLEKYPRGMEHAHQTDIAKEHCSGDWLFYLQADEVIHENDLLKIKAACEKFLDDKEVEGFLFKYRHFWGDYDHYHRAHGWYPYEIRIVRNLPVIHSWESAQSFRHIPDFDGVNYRRQENTFKLKVVELDAWIYHYGWVRPPELMRKKNKAFQTIHKGKSRVDEMEKQRYFEFDYGPLNLLQQFKGTHPEVMREWIEKFDWKNELQYSGKPNTNRKPNKHETLKNRFFSFFKYNILHMPGLGNFNNFIRLKR; encoded by the coding sequence ATGAAGATCAGCGGTTTTAGTATGGCCAAAAATGCTGATTCACTGTATTACCCGGTGAAGGAGGCTGTGCAATCTATTTTACCAATCGTTGATGAGTTTGTGATTGCCATCGGCGATTGCAGCGACGGCGACAAAACCCGTGAGCTGGTTGAAAGTATTGGCGATCCAAAAGTAAAGATCATTGACACAATTTGGAACCTCGAGAAATATCCCCGCGGCATGGAACATGCCCACCAAACCGATATCGCCAAAGAACATTGCAGCGGCGACTGGCTTTTCTACCTCCAGGCCGATGAAGTGATCCATGAAAACGACTTACTTAAAATAAAAGCAGCCTGCGAGAAATTTCTGGACGATAAAGAAGTGGAAGGTTTCCTCTTTAAGTACCGTCATTTCTGGGGCGATTACGATCACTACCATCGTGCGCATGGCTGGTATCCTTATGAAATCAGGATTGTACGAAATCTCCCTGTAATTCATTCATGGGAATCCGCGCAATCTTTCCGGCATATTCCTGATTTTGATGGTGTAAATTACCGGAGGCAGGAAAATACCTTCAAGCTGAAGGTTGTTGAACTCGATGCATGGATATATCATTACGGCTGGGTTCGCCCGCCGGAACTGATGCGAAAAAAGAACAAGGCATTTCAGACTATACACAAAGGCAAGTCGAGGGTGGATGAAATGGAAAAGCAACGCTATTTCGAGTTTGACTACGGGCCGCTGAACCTCTTGCAACAATTCAAGGGAACACACCCTGAGGTAATGCGCGAATGGATCGAAAAATTTGACTGGAAAAACGAATTGCAATACTCAGGCAAGCCCAATACCAATCGTAAACCGAATAAGCACGAAACGCTGAAGAACCGGTTTTTCAGCTTCTTCAAATACAACATACTTCACATGCCAGGGCTTGGTAATTTCAATAATTTTATCCGGCTAAAAAGGTAG